A single region of the Deferribacter autotrophicus genome encodes:
- a CDS encoding IMPACT family protein, whose protein sequence is MFTVDEIVTEKLEIKKSTFISYLVPYDQFDSYHAYLKKEHKKANHIVWAYRFLNDYNQIIENQTDDGEPKNTSGKPTLNVLKGKNLVNVAIFTVRYFGGIKLGTGGLVKAYTESAAKVVSKARLIDIDKCYTKDFLLDYNKLNFFEYLIRINNVKIIDKKFTTNQVNIKLQGDKKVLEEIALSIENKFH, encoded by the coding sequence ATGTTCACTGTAGATGAAATAGTTACCGAAAAACTTGAAATAAAAAAATCCACATTCATATCATATCTTGTTCCGTATGATCAATTTGATAGTTATCATGCTTATCTGAAAAAAGAACATAAAAAAGCAAACCATATTGTATGGGCTTATAGATTTTTAAATGATTATAATCAGATAATAGAAAATCAAACAGATGATGGAGAACCAAAAAACACATCAGGTAAACCCACATTAAATGTATTGAAAGGGAAAAATCTTGTTAATGTAGCCATCTTTACTGTCAGGTATTTCGGTGGAATAAAACTTGGAACAGGTGGACTTGTCAAAGCATATACAGAATCTGCAGCCAAAGTGGTTTCTAAAGCTAGATTAATAGATATTGATAAATGTTACACAAAAGATTTTTTATTAGACTATAACAAACTAAATTTTTTTGAATATCTTATTAGAATAAATAATGTAAAAATAATTGATAAAAAATTTACAACAAATCAAGTTAATATCAAACTACAAGGGGATAAAAAGGTTTTAGAAGAAATTGCGTTATCCATTGAAAACAAATTCCACTAA
- the rsmI gene encoding 16S rRNA (cytidine(1402)-2'-O)-methyltransferase — protein MIETSFYVVPTPIGNLGDITLRSIEVLKQVDEVLAEDTRKALNLLNHYGIKKKITSLHKDNEKKNISLVLSKLKSGLRLALISEAGTPCISDPGHFIIKELIKNNLKFEVLPGATAFVPALIMSGFPSDHFFFYGFLKHKKSEKIKEIERLTTIKSTLIFYEAPHRVKDTLKILFDYFTPPFAVIREISKIYEETVFIDNINEVEDITVKGEFVIVVDNNKETYNKTNYADYKKIIKGLYKEGFDKKDIVKILKTFGLKRNDAYNLVEFVFNG, from the coding sequence ATGATAGAAACCTCTTTTTATGTTGTTCCTACCCCTATTGGGAATTTGGGTGATATTACATTAAGAAGTATTGAAGTTTTAAAGCAAGTTGATGAGGTTTTAGCTGAAGATACAAGAAAGGCTTTAAATTTATTAAATCATTATGGAATTAAGAAAAAAATAACTTCTCTTCACAAGGACAACGAAAAAAAAAATATTTCTCTTGTTCTTTCTAAACTTAAAAGTGGATTGAGGCTTGCTTTAATAAGTGAAGCCGGTACTCCCTGTATTTCAGATCCAGGTCATTTTATAATAAAGGAATTGATAAAAAATAATTTAAAGTTTGAAGTGTTGCCAGGGGCTACTGCATTCGTTCCTGCCCTTATTATGTCTGGATTTCCAAGTGACCATTTTTTCTTTTATGGGTTTTTAAAACATAAAAAAAGTGAAAAGATAAAAGAGATTGAGCGATTAACTACCATAAAATCTACTTTGATATTTTACGAAGCACCTCACAGAGTTAAAGATACTTTGAAGATTCTTTTTGATTATTTTACTCCTCCTTTTGCTGTTATAAGAGAGATTTCAAAAATTTATGAGGAAACAGTTTTTATAGATAATATTAATGAAGTTGAAGATATTACTGTTAAAGGGGAATTTGTTATAGTTGTAGATAACAACAAAGAGACTTATAATAAAACAAATTATGCTGACTATAAAAAGATTATAAAAGGACTTTATAAGGAAGGGTTTGATAAAAAGGATATTGTAAAGATTTTAAAAACGTTTGGTTTGAAAAGAAATGATGCCTATAACTTAGTGGAATTTGTTTTCAATGGATAA